A region from the Neurospora crassa OR74A linkage group V, whole genome shotgun sequence genome encodes:
- a CDS encoding cation efflux family protein family, with product MEPHTGAKPNADYGRSPLTRRSTVTKSASTLPGPPPLPLALPANERGCAAAVDMATATATTTSTPLSTDFHHISPNSKHMATGLPVIAPAIVYPAADDDHGDEAEGAPRDWRHNSGSSGDAIETTIISLALDDRDQDDTGSHSLAAPLPPSPSQSPSQDKHSKSQGLLLSPTYKPPISPRSTTFSSDTFLHPDHANLNLLRSPSPDPSSFAMASQDGSASPTTGESSAPPKNPFNFQTQIISSGPVKSNIGQRRGHRYKHSSISAQHSFFQEPPPRPPPVLPASLPIPTFKEAWHSMQKLQRMRFWWCCCHAAIAGYVFLSAEGSLAMTALSHLVAFDVGSAAVCVAVDVLGNFEVWRRSSIRHPFGLQRAEVLAGFAMSVFLVFGGFDLLSHNIKHALENVGEHAPHHPLPDTLDDTSANLAPSTPIAHIHAHDATTPRVSAGAVDFASLAAILSTLISAYGLRNHSRIGRVMRVPLPYLRKLLPHAGILSNPFHLLTTFFACVMLLLPLLSVSYFVWLDRLICASIAVSMFVLGTRLAIAQGLMLLMSYSGPRDISHSPPSTAASSDKKMDSLAAGENNNNSQVSAVVREIESEPQIKRVEEAQFWQVHYGLAMANLKVCLATKGMDDGALAQLRSRLARLVQSRLGEGYGRGSNLRWEVTVQMSTDST from the exons ATGGAGCCCCATACTGGCGCTAAGCCTAATGCCGACTACGGTCGCTCACCCCTGACACGGCGGTCCACCGTCACCAAGTCCGCCTCCACTCTGCCTGGCCCTCCACCTCTGCCCCTGGCGCTGCCGGCCAATGAACGCGGTTGCGCCGCCGCGGTAGACATGGCCACGGCCACGGCGACGACCACATCCACGCCTCTGTCAACCGACTTCCATCACATTTCACCGAACAGCAAGCACATGGCGACTGGCCTTCCCGTCATCGCGCCGGCAATTGTTTACCCTGCTGCGGACGACGATCACGGGGACGAGGCTGAAGGTGCCCCGAGAGACTGGCGACACAatagcggcagcagcggcgacGCTATCGAgaccaccatcatctcctTGGCCCTCGACGATCGCGACCAGGATGATACTGGCTCCCACAGTCTAGCCGCTCCATTGCCCCCATCCCCGTCACAGTCTCCGTCACAGGACAAACACAGCAAATCCCAAGGCCTCTTGCTTTCGCCAACCTACAAGCCCCCCATCTCCCCGCGATCAACAACCTTCTCGTCCGACACCTTCCTTCATCCCGATCACGCGAACCTGAACCTTCTGCGGTCCCCATCGCCCGACCCCAGTTCCTTTGCAATGGCGAGCCAGGACGGGTCCGCGTCTCCCACTACGGGCGAGTCCAGTGCGCCGCCAAAAAACCCCTTCAACTTCCAGACCCAGATCATCTCTTCGGGGCCCGTCAAATCT AACATCGGTCAACGCCGCGGCCATCGCTATAAACACTCATCCATCAGCGCCCAACATTCCTTCTTTCAGGAACCCCCACCGCGCCCACCGCCCGTCCTTCCCGcttccctccccatcccGACCTTCAAGGAAGCATGGCATAGCATGCAGAAGCTTCAGCGCATGCGCttctggtggtgctgctgccacGCCGCCATAGCCGGCTACGTCTTCCTCAGCGCCGAGGGCTCGCTCGCCATGACTGCCCTCTCGCATCTGGTCGCCTTCGACGTTGGTTCTGCCGCCGTCTGCGTCGCCGTCGATGTCCTCGGCAACTTCGAAGTCTGGCGGCGGTCCAGCATCCGACACCCCTTTGGTCTGCAGCGCGCCGAGGTCCTCGCCGGTTTTGCCATGtccgtcttcctcgtcttcggcgGCTTCGACCTGCTCTCGCATAACATCAAGCACGCGCTGGAAAACGTAGGCGAGCATGCGCCTCACCACCCTCTACCGGACACCCTGGACGACACGAGCGCAAACCTGGCCCCTTCGACGCCGATAGCGCATATCCACGCCCACGACGCCACCACCCCGCGCGTCTCGGCCGGGGCCGTCGACTTCGCCAGTCTAGCCGCCATCCTCAGCACATTGATAAGCGCTTACGGCCTGCGCAACCACAGCCGCATCGGTCGCGTCATGCGCGTGCCCCTGCCATACCTGCGCAAGCTCCTGCCGCACGCAGGCATCCTGTCCAACCCGTTCCACCTGCTGACCACGTTCTTCGCCTGCGTCATGCTGCTCCTCCCGCTGCTCAGCGTCTCGTACTTTGTCTGGCTCGATCGGCTCATCTGCGCCTCGATAGCCGTCAGCATGTTTGTGTTGGGCACTCGTCTGGCGATTGCGCAGGggctgatgttgttgatgagttATTCTGGTCCAAGAGATATCTCGCATTCTCCGCCATCTACAGCAGCATCCTCGGATAAGAAAATGGACAGTTTGGCGGCAGGAGagaataacaacaacagccaagTCTCTGCCGTCGTCCGCGAGATCGAATCCGAACCCCAAATCAAGCGCGTCGAAGAGGCTCAGTTCTGGCAGGTGCACTATGGTCTAGCCATGGCCAACCTGAAGGTTTGTCTGGCTACCAAAGGGATGGATGACGGCGCGCTGGCGCAGCTGAGAAGTCGGTTGGCGAGGTTAGTGCAGAGTCGGTTGGGTGAAGGGTATGGAAGGGGGTCGAATTTAAGGTGGGAGGTTACGGTGCAGATGAGTACTGATTCTACGTAG
- a CDS encoding mitochondrial dynamin GTPase, which translates to MSAQLRAAGALGPVARRVTLRAIRPYHSQLPTGGLQRTEHASRALRRSMRFPANSYHNAVIVRNASFIRLLPKLALKFARIPALFGTMMIGGVAWIQYQAIQVSNSAQEVFGNVRDTVTTTASGLWGSAVDIAEQTKRGWDNTKEEFELPEWLGNLFKSEGGPEGGNNNGSGPGRPEPPKKARMGAAVGASAAAYGYDDAAEEDDRTPEEISKDDQMMYMTKMMIEIRNLLQKVGQSSTVSLPSIVVIGSQSSGKSSVLEAIVGHEFLPKGNNMITRRPIELTLVNDPKVSADYGEFPDLGLHRITDFSLIQKNLTELNQSVPERECVSDDPIRLTIHSPRVPDLSLIDLPGYIQVAGENQPRELKRKISELCDKYIRGPNIILAISAADVDLANSTALQASRRVDPRGERTIGVITKMDLVDPEKGAAILSDKQYPLRLGYVGVISRAPQQTGLFKRDTGALLRQISKNEKSYFSTHPEFGPDSGVNIGTVTLRKKLMHVLEQQMSSKLQDTTAAIQRELEETSYQFKVQYNEEPMTAEAYLAASLDDFKHAFKRFASSFGRPQMQQLLKEALDQRVLDQLAAKYWNKPIEDLSPAPFEPENIADLPKADPDSQFWHMQLDTATSALTRLGVGRLAATVVANAIQANVDKLVNKSTFAKHPSARQVINEAAATVLADRSYTTSDGIEFSLKPYKYEVDIQPQEWSQGRDHVAGVLKMELDQCQRAMGNLENSVGGKRKLKEVMNFVDKARKGEIVVEGETRNGAGGFSAALLQKGREAVFLRDRADIINMRIMAVKSRQCKSLENKYYCPEVFLDAVATKLTQTSVLFLNVEMLNDFYARFPREVESKLGEQMLGGGLERFASEDPRIRRHLDLIRRKELLELVLSKIEGLRRFHRADDDVAGAHDYHGHGHRAYNGNLGKKSSSSSGSGSSRGRFGF; encoded by the exons ATGAGCGCACAGCTTCGCGCTGCCGGGGCCCTGGGCCCCGTCGCCCGGCGTGTGACTCTCCGAGCTATTCGCCCGTATCATAGCCAGCTTCCTACCGGCGGCCTTCAACGAACTGAGCATGCCTCGCGGGCATTGCGGCGCTCGATGCGCTTCCCCGCCAACTCCTATCACAACGCCGTCATTGTCCGGAATGCTTCCTTCATCCGCCTTCTCCCCAAGCTGGCCCTCAAGTTTGCGCGCATCCCTGCCTTGTTCGGCACCATGATGATTGGAGGCGTCGCATGGATTCAGTATCAGGCCATCC AGGTGAGCAATTCGGCCCAAGAAGTCTTCGGCAACGTCAGAGATACCGTCACCACAACCGCCTCCGGCCTATGGGGCAGCGCCGTCGATATTGCCGAACAGACCAAGCGAGGTTGGGATAATACGAAGGAAGAATTCGAGCTGCCTGAATGGTTAGGGAACCTCTTCAAATCAGAGGGCGGACCTGAAGGGGGTAACAACAATGGTTCCGGACCTGGAAGACCCGAACCCCCAAAGAAAGCAAGGATGGGCGCCGCCGTTGGCGCTTCAGCAGCTGCTTATGGTTACGATGATGCAGCCGAAGAGGATGACCGGACCCCCGAGGAAATCTCCAAGGACGATCAGATGATGTATATGACCAAGATGATGATCGAGATTCGGAACCTACTCCAGAAAGTTGGCCAGTCGAGCACGGTCTCTCTGCCCTCGATCGTTGTTATCGGATCTCAGTCGTCGGGAAAGAGCTCGGTTCTCGAAGCCATTGTTGGTCATGAGTTCTTGCCCAAAGGCAACAACATGATCACTCGCCGACCGATCGAGTTAACGCTGGTGAACGACCCCAAGGTTAGCGCCGATTACGGTGAATTCCCGGACCTTGGTCTTCATAGGATCACCGACTTCTCTCTGATACAAAAGAACCTTACCGAGCTCAACCAGTCCGTTCCCGAACGCGAGTGTGTCTCCGACGACCCGATCCGTCTTACCATCCACTCACCCCGAGTTCCGGACCTGTCTTTGATCGATCTGCCCGGTTACATCCAGGTTGCTGGAGAGAACCAACCCCGGGAGCTCAAGCGCAAGATCTCGGAGCTTTGCGATAAGTATATCCGAGGTCCCAATATCATTCTCGCCATTTCTGCCGCCGATGTTGATCTGGCCAACTCGACTGCCTTGCAGGCAAGCCGTAGGGTTGACCCCAGGGGAGAACGGACGATTGGTGTCATCACCAAGATGGATTTGGTTGATCCGGAGAAGGGTGCAGCAATTTTGAGCGACAAGCAATATCCTCTACGTCTGGGTTATGTTGGTGTGATTTCCAGGGCTCCTCAGCAAACAGGGCTGTTCAAGCGGGATACCGGTGCTCTCCTGAGACAGATCAGCAAAAATGAGAAATCCTACTTCAGCACTCATCCTGAATTTGGCCCAGACTCTGGTGTCAACATCGGCACCGTAACACTACGCAAGAAGCTCATGCATGTCTTGGAACAGCAAATGTCATCGAAGCTGCAGGATACAACAGCTGCCATTCAGCGCGAGCTCGAAGAAACGTCCTACCAGTTCAAGGTCCAGTATAATGAGGAGCCCATGACTGCGGAAGCATACCTTGCCGCTAGCTTGGACGACTTCAAGCACGCCTTTAAGAGGTTTGCTTCCAGCTTTGGCCGTCCCCAAATGCAGCAATTACTAAAAGAGGCTCTCGACCAGCGGGTCCTCGATCAATTGGCCGCCAAGTACTGGAACAAGCCTATCGAGGATCTCTCCCCTGCTCCGTTTGAGCCGGAGAACATCGCCGATCTTCCAAAGGCTGACCCCGACTCACAGTTCTGGCATATGCAGCTCGATACCGCAACCTCGGCACTGACCCGGCTGGGTGTCGGTCGCTTGGCTGCTACCGTGGTCGCCAACGCTATCCAGGCCAACGTGGACAAGCTCGTCAACAAGTCGACCTTCGCCAAGCACCCCTCTGCGCGCCAGGTCATCAATGAAGCTGCCGCCACCGTCCTCGCCGATCGTTCATACACCACCAGCGATGGTATCGAGTTTTCTCTCAAGCCTTACAAGTATGAAGTCGACATCCAGCCACAGGAGTGGTCGCAAGGGCGGGATCACGTTGCCGGTGTCCTCAAGATGGAACTGGACCAGTGCCAGAGGGCCATGGGCAACCTGGAAAATTCCGTTGGAGGCAAGAGGAAACTGAAGGAGGTCATGAACTTTGTCGACAAGGCTCGCAAGGGTGAGATTGTCGTCGAGGGAGAGACCAGGAACGGTGCCGGTGGATTCAGTGCTGCTTTGCTCCAGAAAG GCCGCGAAGCCGTCTTCCTCCGCGACCGCgccgacatcatcaacatgcGCATCATGGCCGTCAAGTCGCGCCAGTGCAAGTCTCTCGAAAACAAGTACTACTGCCCCGAAGTCTTCCTAGACGCCGTCGCCACCAAGCTCACCCAGACCTCTGTTCTGTTCCTGAACGTGGAAATGCTCAACGACTTTTACGCCCGTTTTCCCCGAGAGGTCGAGTCCAAGCTGGGCGAGCAGATGCTCGGCGGCGGGCTCGAGCGCTTCGCCTCCGAGGACCCCCGCATCCGTCGTCACTTAGATCTAATCCGCCGCAAGGAGCTCCTCGAGCTCGTGCTGTCCAAGATTGAGGGATTGAGAAGGTTCCATAGggcggatgatgatgtcgcTGGTGCTCATGATTATCATGGGCATGGGCATAGGGCTTACAATGGGAACCTGGGCAAGAAGAGTTCATCGAGTTCGGGGTCGGGGTCTTCGAGGGGGAGGTTTGGGTTTTGA
- a CDS encoding glutamine amidotransferase: MCRFLVYKGSDEILLSKLVLDPAHSILKQSFDSRLRLDTRRGQNNADGFGIGFYTDPKLGSAPCLFTSTTPAWNCQNLQRLASKTASHLVFAHVRATTEGTLSEDNCHPFCHGSLMWMHNGGLGGWKYIKRRLGERLADKWYLGVAGGTDSEWAFALFLDTLERMGFDPSSQPEGGFGPTVLRKAMLRTIDIINELIDNIPESLVHSENIDTRSLLNFALTDGHSIICTRYVGSSTDEAASLYYSSGTLWETREADPENRDYQMERSDKGADVVLVASEPLSFERENWVNVPTNSILTIHNQTVLVHPIKDQYYEQDPQQRRSTAFVSSKGLAANEKTSSRGPATVLMPAIEIESPQQHAQKKFLGPTIPSFTPNPVRTTTDTAVPRNRMPLANAESVNNPSNIADVRNISAPPQLLRAGSQQPPAQGNIKKKRASLTTALGEAYSAASMGYSLTTTLTNNSTTSSIISTETATSPVTPEAGRSEFGNPNKIAQFFPELTPYH, from the exons ATGTGTCGGTTTCTG GTATACAAAGGAAGCGACGAAATCCTGCTCTCCAAGCTGGTTCTCGACCCTGCCCATTCGATTCTCAAGCAGTCTTTCGATTCGCGATTGCGACTG GATACCCGTCGCGGCCAAAACAATGCAGATGGCTTCGGAATAGGATTCTACACAGATCCTAAGCTCGGTTCGGCGCCTTGCCTGTTTACATCAACGACCCCCGCATGGAACTGCCAAAACCTCCAACGTCTTGCCTCCAAGACCGCCTCACATCTCGTATTCGCCCATGTTCGAGCTACCACCGAAGGCACCCTGAGCGAGGACAACTGCCACCCTTTCTGCCATGGAAGTCTTATGTGGATGCACAACGGCGGACTGGGAGGATGGAAGTACATCAAGAGAAGACTTGGCGAGCGTCTTGCCGATAAGTGGTACCTGGGTGTGGCGGGCGGAACCGACAGCGAATGGGCCTTCGCTCTTTTCCTCGATACGTTGGAACGTATGGGCTTCGACCCGAGCTCGCAACCCGAGGGTGGTTTTGGACCGACTGTTTTGCGAAAGGCTATGCTCAGGACGATTGACATCATCAACGAGCTGATCGACAATATCCCAGAGAGTCTAGTACACTCGGAGAACATCGACACCCGTAGTCTTTTGAATTTCGCCCTTACAGACGGACACTCGATCATATGCACCCGATATGTCGGTAGTTCCACGGACGAGGCTGCTAGTTTGTATTACTCCTCCGGGACATTGTGGGAGACGAGGGAAGCAGATCCCGAGAACCGGGACTACCAGATGGAAAGAAGCGATAAGGGGGCTGACGTCGTGCTGGTTGCGAGTGAGCCCTTATCCTTTGAGAGAG AAAACTGGGTAAACGTACCTACCAACTCGATCTTGACTATCCACAATCAAACTGTTCTGGTACATCCTATCAAGGACCAGTATTACGAGCAAGATCCCCAGCAGCGCCGCTCTACGGCTTTCGTCAGTTCGAAGGGCTTGGCCGCAAATGAGAAGACGTCATCACGCGGCCCTGCCACAGTTCTCATGCCAGCCATCGAGATCGAGAGTCCCCAACAGCATGCCCAGAAGAAGTTTTTGGGTCCCACAATACCATCATTCACCCCCAACCCGGTCCGAACAACCACAGATACCGCCGTACCTCGAAACCGGATGCCGCTAGCAAACGCTGAATCAGTGAATAACCCGTCTAACATAGCCGATGTCCGTAACATCTCGGCACCTCCGCAGTTACTACGGGCAGGATCCCAGCAACCACCGGCACAAGGGAATATCAAGAAGAAGCGTGCCTCGTTAACCACCGCTTTGGGAGAGGCCTATTCAGCAGCCAGCATGGGCTACAgcctcaccaccactttGACGAACAATAGCACAACCAGTAGCATAATCAGCACAGAGACGGCAACAAGTCCCGTTACTCCAGAAGCGGGCAGGTCCGAGTTCGGAAATCCGAATAAGATTGCTCAGTTCTTCCCAGAGTTGACGCCATACCACTGA
- the mfa-1 gene encoding pheromone mfa-1, with the protein MPSTAASTKVPQTTMNFNGYCVVM; encoded by the coding sequence ATGCCTTCCACCGCTGCTTCCACCAAGGTCCCCCAGACCACCATGAACTTCAACGGCTACTGCGTTGTTATGTAA
- a CDS encoding cyanase, variant: MPEQQRLASLDSSTASRLPAYSQTLFEAKTEKGLTFEAIAQHLGRSEVAVAGLFYGQVQASAEDVDKLSELLSVPKEAIAKQMMGFPDRGRAGPMPPVEPLIYRLYEIVQNYGYAFKAVMNEKFGDGIMSAICFNTTVDKEVDETGASWVVITLKGKWLPFARF, translated from the exons ATGCCTGAGCAACAGAGACTCGCTTCCCTCGAT AGTTCGACCGCTAGCCGCCTCCCGGCTTACTCCCAGACGCTCTTTGAGGCCAAGACAGAAAAGGGCTTGACCTTCGAGGCCATTGCCCAGCATCTGGGGCGGAGTGAAGTTGCCGTTGCCGGCTTGTTCTACGGGCAAGTCCAGGCCTCGGCCGAGGATGTCGACAAGCTGTCCGAGCTGCTCAGTGTTCCTAAGGAAGCCATTGCCAAGCAGATGATGGGATTCCCTGACCGCGGCCGGGCAGGCCCCATGCCTCCAGTTGAGCCCTTGATCTACCGTCTGTACGAAATCGTCCAGAACTATGGCTATGCCTTCAAGGCGGTCATGAACGAGAAGTTTGGCGACGGAATCATGAGCGCCATCTGCTTCAACACTACCGTTGACAAAGAAGTCGACGAGACTGGCGCCTCGTGGGTGGTCATCACCCTCAAGGGAAAGTG GCTTCCCTTTGCTCGCTTCTAA
- a CDS encoding cyanase produces MPEQQRLASLDSSTASRLPAYSQTLFEAKTEKGLTFEAIAQHLGRSEVAVAGLFYGQVQASAEDVDKLSELLSVPKEAIAKQMMGFPDRGRAGPMPPVEPLIYRLYEIVQNYGYAFKAVMNEKFGDGIMSAICFNTTVDKEVDETGASWVVITLKGKWYVILCCCSRHAFADKNRLPFARF; encoded by the exons ATGCCTGAGCAACAGAGACTCGCTTCCCTCGAT AGTTCGACCGCTAGCCGCCTCCCGGCTTACTCCCAGACGCTCTTTGAGGCCAAGACAGAAAAGGGCTTGACCTTCGAGGCCATTGCCCAGCATCTGGGGCGGAGTGAAGTTGCCGTTGCCGGCTTGTTCTACGGGCAAGTCCAGGCCTCGGCCGAGGATGTCGACAAGCTGTCCGAGCTGCTCAGTGTTCCTAAGGAAGCCATTGCCAAGCAGATGATGGGATTCCCTGACCGCGGCCGGGCAGGCCCCATGCCTCCAGTTGAGCCCTTGATCTACCGTCTGTACGAAATCGTCCAGAACTATGGCTATGCCTTCAAGGCGGTCATGAACGAGAAGTTTGGCGACGGAATCATGAGCGCCATCTGCTTCAACACTACCGTTGACAAAGAAGTCGACGAGACTGGCGCCTCGTGGGTGGTCATCACCCTCAAGGGAAAGTGGTATGTCATATTGTGTTGCTGTAGCCGCCACGCATTCGCTGACAAGAACAGGCTTCCCTTTGCTCGCTTCTAA